A genomic stretch from Pontivivens ytuae includes:
- a CDS encoding DNA polymerase IV — MAAFCRDCLEPTTDSGRCPNCGSPRVQRHDELFDLGIAHMDCDAFYASVEKRDHPHLRDQPVIVGGGKRGVVTTACYIARIRGVRSAMPMFKALKLCPEATVVPPRMDVYAEVSRAIRRLMEELTPAIQPISLDEAFLDLTGTGRLHGAPPAILLARLAKRIEEELGVTISIGLSHNKFLAKIASDLDKPRGFSVIGRAETEDFLDGQPVSIIWGVGRAMQDRLARDGIRTITDIRRYSEEDLFRKYGGMGAHVWRLAYGIDSRRVSNRDPVKSISNERTFNEDIGALDELDGHLWRLALKVSDRAKAKDLVGATVNLKLKRKDFRLLSRQTRLTEPTQLADEIYNAARPLLDRELDKGPFRLLGVGLSHLSDWQGADAAPDLLDPGAPKRRAAERASDSIRARFGPDAILKGRALR, encoded by the coding sequence ATGGCCGCTTTCTGCCGCGATTGTCTGGAGCCGACGACCGATTCGGGCCGCTGCCCGAATTGCGGTTCTCCGCGTGTGCAGCGCCACGATGAACTCTTCGATCTCGGCATCGCGCACATGGATTGCGATGCGTTCTACGCCAGCGTCGAGAAGCGGGACCATCCGCATCTGCGTGACCAGCCGGTCATCGTCGGTGGCGGGAAAAGGGGCGTCGTGACAACGGCTTGCTATATCGCTCGGATCCGCGGCGTGCGCTCGGCCATGCCGATGTTCAAGGCGCTGAAGCTCTGTCCGGAGGCGACCGTCGTCCCGCCCCGGATGGACGTCTATGCCGAGGTCTCCCGCGCCATTCGCCGGTTGATGGAGGAGCTGACCCCCGCGATCCAGCCCATCAGCCTCGACGAAGCGTTTCTCGACCTCACCGGCACTGGCCGCCTGCACGGCGCGCCGCCCGCTATCCTGTTGGCAAGACTTGCAAAACGGATCGAGGAGGAGCTGGGCGTCACCATCTCCATCGGGCTGAGCCACAACAAGTTCCTGGCTAAGATCGCCTCAGACCTCGACAAGCCACGCGGCTTCTCCGTCATCGGGCGGGCGGAGACGGAGGACTTCCTCGACGGGCAGCCGGTCAGCATCATCTGGGGCGTCGGCCGCGCGATGCAGGACCGGCTGGCGCGTGACGGGATCCGGACGATCACCGATATCCGCCGCTACTCCGAAGAGGATTTGTTCAGGAAGTACGGGGGTATGGGCGCCCATGTCTGGCGCCTCGCCTACGGGATCGACAGCCGCCGTGTGTCGAATCGCGACCCGGTGAAGTCGATCTCCAACGAGCGGACGTTCAACGAGGATATCGGCGCGCTCGACGAGCTCGACGGGCATCTGTGGCGGCTGGCGCTCAAGGTCTCCGACCGGGCGAAGGCGAAGGATCTGGTCGGTGCCACGGTGAACCTCAAACTGAAACGCAAGGATTTCCGGCTCCTCAGCCGTCAGACGCGGCTGACGGAGCCGACGCAGCTCGCGGACGAGATCTACAACGCCGCGCGGCCCTTGCTAGACAGGGAACTCGACAAGGGACCGTTCCGCCTGCTGGGCGTGGGCCTCTCGCATTTGTCGGACTGGCAGGGCGCGGATGCGGCGCCCGATCTGCTCGATCCGGGTGCGCCGAAGCGTCGAGCGGCGGAGCGGGCAAGCGACTCGATCCGCGCGCGGTTCGGGCCCGATGCAATCCTCAAGGGTCGTGCGTTGCGCTAG
- a CDS encoding DUF2254 domain-containing protein has translation MGSTAFLRKMLQDVRASYWFRPIVLLVLAVLLAQFTQAADRAGWGAVLPQRLLDTQPAGARAVLGVIAQSTIGVAGVMFSMTMVAVSFASSNYGPRLIGNFMRDGRNQTSLGILIATFAYTLLILRAVQDAGSGDGAVEMFVPHLSVVVAIGLAFVSTVTVILFVHHVPETINIANITAGLGTRLCAAVEQTAGTPDARERDAPWPDGAEVQAVSAGASGYLQTLDTVALDRIAQDRGFWIEVTAMPGDFVDRQAEVLRVFAGPVLTDEITQDLRGTFALGSARTEHQNLLFVVDQLGEIVGRALSPGINDPFTAINCLNWLHAALRAAAELPPGERLSSSGRLRVRSVGFADILARGHGQIRPYVAADLNVTQAAVELLLTLAARLAQGPRRALVEREVRDLLAMSRGLLKDPVSQAALEALESRVDAELGG, from the coding sequence ATGGGATCCACCGCCTTTCTCCGCAAGATGTTGCAGGACGTGCGCGCCAGCTACTGGTTTCGCCCGATCGTCCTCCTGGTGCTCGCGGTGCTGCTTGCCCAGTTCACGCAGGCCGCGGATCGGGCGGGGTGGGGTGCCGTGTTGCCGCAACGATTGCTCGACACGCAGCCCGCGGGTGCCCGTGCGGTGCTCGGCGTCATCGCGCAATCAACCATCGGGGTCGCGGGCGTCATGTTCTCGATGACAATGGTCGCGGTGAGTTTCGCGAGCTCCAATTACGGCCCGCGGCTCATTGGCAACTTCATGCGGGACGGGCGGAATCAGACCAGCCTCGGCATCCTGATCGCGACCTTCGCCTACACGCTCCTGATCCTGCGTGCGGTGCAGGATGCGGGATCGGGCGATGGCGCGGTCGAGATGTTCGTGCCGCATCTTTCGGTAGTGGTGGCGATCGGCCTCGCCTTTGTCTCGACCGTCACGGTCATCCTCTTCGTCCATCACGTGCCGGAGACGATCAACATCGCCAACATCACCGCCGGTCTCGGCACCCGCCTGTGCGCCGCGGTTGAGCAGACGGCGGGCACCCCGGATGCGCGGGAGCGGGATGCGCCCTGGCCCGACGGGGCGGAGGTGCAGGCCGTGAGCGCCGGCGCCTCGGGCTATCTCCAGACTCTCGATACGGTGGCGCTCGACCGGATCGCGCAGGATCGCGGCTTCTGGATCGAGGTCACGGCCATGCCCGGCGACTTCGTCGATCGGCAGGCCGAGGTGCTTCGGGTCTTCGCAGGCCCCGTGCTGACCGATGAGATCACGCAGGACCTGCGCGGCACGTTCGCTCTCGGCAGCGCACGGACGGAGCATCAGAACCTGCTCTTCGTCGTCGATCAGCTCGGTGAGATCGTGGGCCGTGCCCTGTCGCCCGGCATCAACGATCCCTTTACCGCGATCAACTGCCTCAACTGGCTGCATGCGGCCCTGCGCGCGGCGGCAGAGCTGCCGCCCGGCGAGCGGCTCAGTTCCTCGGGACGGCTGCGGGTGCGATCCGTGGGCTTCGCTGACATCCTCGCCCGCGGTCACGGACAGATCCGGCCCTATGTCGCCGCCGATCTCAACGTGACGCAGGCGGCGGTGGAGCTGCTGCTGACGCTGGCCGCCCGTCTCGCGCAGGGACCACGGCGGGCGCTGGTAGAGCGGGAGGTGCGCGACCTCCTCGCCATGTCGCGGGGCCTTTTGAAGGATCCGGTCTCGCAGGCGGCGTTGGAGGCCTTGGAGTCCCGCGTCGATGCGGAGCTTGGCGGATAG
- a CDS encoding N-formylglutamate amidohydrolase, whose amino-acid sequence MEPFTLSAATGTPGAVVFSSPHSGDFYPATFLRDSQLDPHTLRSSEDAFVDELFAAAPTHGAPLIAARYPRAYVDLNRAATELDPAVVTVAPRPGVNPRVAAGLGVIPRVVAEGRVIRSGRMTLRAAQARLDSVYHPYHTALYRLLEAARIRHGTSLLIDCHSMPREALRSQTNRERPDVVLGDRFGTSCATWITDAAVDAFSRAGFKVARNTPFAGGYITQSYGRPVQGRHALQIEIDRSLYMNEKTIVKRPDFGELADRLGNVIAELVTLLPSANRVAAE is encoded by the coding sequence ATGGAGCCATTCACCCTGTCGGCCGCGACCGGAACGCCGGGTGCAGTGGTATTTTCATCTCCTCATTCCGGCGACTTCTATCCCGCGACGTTCCTGCGGGACAGCCAGCTCGATCCGCATACGCTCCGCTCCTCCGAGGATGCCTTCGTCGATGAGCTGTTCGCGGCGGCACCAACCCATGGTGCGCCCCTGATCGCGGCGCGCTATCCGCGGGCCTATGTGGACCTGAACCGGGCGGCGACGGAGCTCGACCCGGCGGTCGTGACCGTGGCCCCCCGGCCCGGCGTCAATCCGCGGGTGGCCGCGGGGCTTGGCGTCATCCCGCGGGTGGTGGCGGAGGGGCGGGTGATCCGCTCCGGCCGCATGACCCTGCGCGCGGCCCAAGCCCGGCTCGACAGCGTCTACCACCCCTATCACACCGCGCTCTACCGCCTGCTGGAGGCGGCGCGCATCCGCCACGGCACTTCGCTGCTGATCGACTGCCACTCCATGCCGCGGGAGGCGCTGCGCAGTCAGACCAATAGGGAGCGGCCGGATGTCGTGCTGGGCGACCGGTTCGGGACCTCTTGTGCCACCTGGATCACCGATGCCGCGGTCGACGCGTTCTCCCGCGCGGGGTTCAAGGTCGCACGCAACACGCCCTTCGCCGGTGGCTACATCACACAGAGCTATGGGCGGCCCGTGCAGGGGCGGCACGCGCTGCAGATCGAGATCGACCGCTCGCTTTACATGAACGAGAAGACGATCGTGAAGCGACCCGATTTCGGAGAGTTGGCCGACCGACTCGGCAACGTGATCGCGGAGCTGGTGACCCTGCTCCCTTCGGCCAACCGGGTCGCGGCGGAGTAG
- the hrpB gene encoding ATP-dependent helicase HrpB produces MSLPIDPILPELVSALTAQRRAVLQAAPGAGKTTRVPLALLEAIPGKIVMLEPRRVAARAAAARLAESLGEEPGRTIGYRMRGESMRGNRIEVVTEGILTRMLQSDPELPGIGCIIFDEFHERSLQADLGLALSLEVAGALRDDLHLLVMSATLDAQPVADLMGGAPVITSKGRAFPVETRWAERPLPARHGRQLADAVAAQVREALNEDGSILVFLPGAGEIRAVAERLTGLPKDIAVRALYGAMQLKAQRAAIAPARDGRKIVLATSIAETSLTIEGVRIVIDAGLARRARFDPGSGMSRLVTERVTKAEAEQRRGRAGRTAPGLCYRMWTKGEEGGFAPYPLPEIAEADLAPLALELAAWGAEAADLPFLTQPPEKTLAEARALLTELGCLDATGITAHGKAVAALPTHPRLGHMLLTGGRAAADLAALLEARRPILPGADITPYVRALPRDLQLAEAREIAKRLRRLAPDRPALSPGALLSLAYPDRIARRRSGKDPRYHLSGGKGAKLPPDDALAGETMLVVADTDGHPTEATIRLAAPVTMADIRELHGNRIAEVATCDWSKRNRRIEPRLREMLGALILDERHWKDAPPEAIGAALAEGIRDLGLDVLNWTSAAKRLRARIALVGSPLPPVNDTALLDTLEDWLVPHLNGQRSAEDLARFDPHDALFALLDWPQRQRLDAEAPSHFTAPTGSKVPVDWSDPAQPGIAIRLQELFGLTEHPRVGRTPLRIDLLSPAGRPVQTTSDLPGFWASSYADVRKDMRGRYPKHPWPEDPAVAAPTRRAKPRGT; encoded by the coding sequence ATGTCGCTGCCCATCGATCCGATCCTGCCGGAGCTCGTTTCGGCCCTGACCGCGCAACGCCGCGCGGTGCTGCAAGCAGCACCCGGCGCAGGCAAGACCACCCGCGTGCCGCTCGCCCTGCTCGAGGCGATCCCGGGCAAGATCGTCATGCTGGAACCCCGTCGCGTTGCGGCCCGCGCCGCCGCCGCCCGCCTTGCCGAGAGCCTCGGCGAGGAGCCGGGCCGGACCATCGGCTACCGGATGCGGGGCGAGAGCATGAGGGGCAACCGGATCGAAGTCGTCACCGAGGGCATCCTCACCCGCATGCTGCAATCCGACCCGGAGCTGCCCGGCATCGGCTGCATCATCTTCGACGAGTTCCACGAGCGCTCGCTTCAGGCCGATCTCGGCCTCGCCCTGTCGCTGGAGGTTGCAGGCGCGCTGCGCGATGACCTCCACCTGCTCGTCATGTCCGCGACGCTCGACGCCCAACCCGTGGCCGACCTGATGGGCGGCGCGCCGGTCATCACCTCCAAGGGTCGCGCCTTCCCGGTCGAGACCCGCTGGGCCGAGCGCCCCCTGCCCGCGCGCCATGGCCGTCAGCTTGCCGACGCGGTGGCGGCGCAGGTCCGCGAGGCACTGAACGAGGACGGCTCGATCCTCGTCTTCCTTCCGGGCGCGGGCGAGATCCGTGCGGTGGCCGAGCGCCTGACCGGCCTGCCCAAGGATATCGCCGTCCGCGCGCTCTACGGCGCGATGCAGCTGAAGGCACAGCGCGCAGCCATCGCGCCAGCGCGCGACGGGCGTAAGATCGTGCTCGCGACCTCCATCGCCGAAACCTCGCTGACCATCGAGGGCGTGCGGATCGTCATCGACGCTGGCCTCGCCCGGCGCGCGCGGTTCGATCCCGGCTCCGGCATGTCGCGCCTCGTCACAGAGCGCGTCACGAAGGCGGAGGCCGAGCAGCGTCGGGGCCGCGCGGGCCGCACCGCGCCGGGGCTCTGCTACCGGATGTGGACGAAGGGGGAGGAGGGTGGCTTCGCCCCCTATCCCCTGCCCGAGATCGCGGAGGCGGACCTCGCGCCGCTGGCTCTCGAACTCGCGGCCTGGGGGGCGGAGGCGGCGGACTTGCCTTTCCTGACCCAACCGCCGGAAAAGACACTGGCCGAGGCGCGGGCGCTGCTGACCGAGCTGGGTTGCCTCGACGCCACCGGCATCACGGCGCACGGGAAGGCGGTCGCGGCGCTGCCGACCCATCCAAGGCTCGGCCACATGCTGCTAACCGGAGGCCGCGCCGCCGCCGACCTCGCCGCTCTTCTGGAGGCGCGGCGACCGATCCTGCCGGGGGCCGACATCACTCCTTATGTACGGGCGCTGCCGCGCGATCTGCAGTTGGCCGAGGCGCGGGAGATCGCGAAGCGGCTCCGGCGGCTCGCCCCGGACCGCCCCGCCCTCTCCCCCGGCGCGCTCCTGTCGCTCGCCTATCCCGACCGGATCGCACGGCGGAGGTCGGGCAAGGATCCGCGCTATCATCTCTCCGGCGGCAAGGGCGCGAAGCTGCCGCCGGACGATGCGCTGGCGGGCGAGACTATGCTGGTCGTCGCCGATACTGACGGCCACCCGACCGAGGCCACCATCCGCCTCGCCGCCCCCGTCACCATGGCCGATATCCGGGAGCTGCACGGCAACCGGATCGCGGAGGTCGCAACCTGCGACTGGTCGAAGCGCAACCGCCGCATCGAGCCGCGCCTGCGGGAGATGCTCGGCGCCCTCATCCTCGACGAACGCCACTGGAAAGATGCGCCACCGGAGGCGATCGGCGCCGCGCTGGCCGAGGGCATCCGCGACCTCGGCCTCGACGTGTTGAACTGGACGTCGGCCGCCAAGCGGCTGCGCGCCCGCATTGCGCTGGTCGGATCGCCTCTGCCGCCCGTCAATGACACCGCCCTGCTCGACACGCTGGAGGACTGGCTCGTCCCCCATCTCAACGGGCAGCGCAGTGCGGAGGATCTCGCCCGCTTCGATCCGCACGACGCGCTCTTCGCCCTGCTCGACTGGCCGCAGCGCCAGCGGCTCGACGCCGAGGCGCCGTCGCACTTCACCGCGCCCACCGGCTCGAAAGTGCCGGTGGACTGGTCCGACCCGGCCCAGCCCGGGATAGCGATCCGGCTGCAGGAGCTCTTCGGCCTCACCGAGCATCCGCGGGTCGGGCGCACGCCGCTACGGATCGACCTGCTCTCCCCCGCCGGGCGGCCGGTGCAGACGACCTCCGACCTGCCGGGCTTCTGGGCCTCGTCCTACGCGGATGTGCGCAAGGACATGCGCGGCCGCTATCCGAAGCATCCGTGGCCGGAGGACCCGGCCGTCGCCGCCCCCACCCGCCGGGCCAAGCCGCGGGGCACCTGA
- the clpB gene encoding ATP-dependent chaperone ClpB — protein sequence MNFEKFTERSRGFVQAAQTIALREGHQRFLPDHLLKALLDDDQGLASNLIGRAGGDVAAIRSAVETNMSKVPSVSGDGSQMYMDGQTAKVFAEAEKIAQKAGDSFVPVERLLTALAIVKSDAEKALKSGGVTAQGLNEAINDIRKGRTADSASAEEGYDALKKYARDLTAAAREGKIDPIIGRDEEIRRAIQVLSRRTKNNPVLIGEPGVGKTAIAEGLALRIVNGDVPDSLEDKTLMALDMGALIAGAKYRGEFEERLKAVLTEVTEAAGGIILFIDEMHTLVGGGKADGAMDAANLLKPALARGELHCVGATTLDEYRKHVEKDAALARRFQPVMVTEPTVEDTISILRGIKEKYEVHHGIRITDRALVAAATLSNRYITDRFLPDKAIDLMDEAASRLRMEADSKPEELDALDRDIMQKQIEAEALKKEDDAASRDRLATLEKDLAELQDRSAELTARWQSERDKLQGARELKEQLDRARIELDNAKRRGDLGKAGELSYGVIPDLEKRLAEAEQAGDDVMVEEAVTDEHVAGVVERWTGIPVDKMLEGEREKLLKMEEAIGARVIGQREAVEAVSNAVRRARAGLNDPNRPLGSFLFLGPTGVGKTELTKALAKYLFDDDAAMVRIDMSEFMEKHAVARLIGAPPGYVGYDEGGVLTEAVRRRPYQVILFDEVEKAHPDVFNVLLQVLDDGRLTDGQGRVVDFKNTLVILTSNLGSHALSDLAPGISADTVKDQVMDAVRAHFRPEFLNRLDEIVQFDRLSRENMDGIVAIQLGILEARLAGRKITLDVDEGARTWLADKGYDPVYGARPLKRVIQKHLQDPLAELLLSGEVLDGSAVKVSADADGLVIGDHQPGLKAVGTVH from the coding sequence ATGAACTTCGAGAAGTTCACCGAGCGGTCGCGCGGCTTCGTCCAGGCGGCCCAGACGATTGCCCTCAGGGAAGGGCACCAGCGGTTTCTGCCCGATCACCTTCTGAAGGCCCTGCTCGACGACGATCAGGGGCTTGCGTCGAACCTCATCGGCCGGGCCGGTGGCGATGTCGCCGCGATCCGCTCCGCCGTGGAGACCAATATGAGCAAGGTGCCCAGCGTCTCCGGCGACGGTAGCCAGATGTATATGGACGGTCAGACCGCGAAGGTTTTCGCCGAGGCCGAGAAGATCGCCCAGAAGGCGGGCGATAGCTTCGTGCCGGTGGAGCGGCTGCTGACCGCGCTCGCCATCGTCAAATCCGATGCTGAGAAGGCGCTGAAATCCGGCGGCGTGACGGCGCAGGGTCTCAATGAGGCGATCAACGATATCCGCAAGGGCCGCACCGCCGACAGCGCGAGCGCCGAGGAGGGCTACGACGCGCTCAAGAAATACGCGCGTGACCTGACGGCTGCGGCCCGCGAGGGCAAGATCGACCCGATTATCGGCCGGGATGAAGAGATCCGCCGCGCGATTCAGGTCCTGTCCCGCCGCACCAAGAACAACCCCGTCTTGATCGGTGAGCCCGGCGTCGGCAAGACGGCCATCGCCGAGGGTCTGGCCCTGCGCATCGTCAACGGCGACGTGCCCGACAGCCTCGAAGACAAGACGCTGATGGCGCTCGACATGGGCGCGCTGATCGCCGGTGCAAAATATCGCGGTGAGTTCGAGGAGCGGCTGAAGGCTGTGCTGACAGAGGTGACGGAGGCCGCGGGCGGCATCATCCTCTTCATCGACGAGATGCACACGCTGGTCGGCGGCGGCAAGGCGGACGGCGCGATGGATGCCGCCAACCTGCTGAAGCCCGCGCTCGCCCGCGGCGAGCTGCACTGCGTCGGCGCCACCACCCTCGACGAATATCGCAAGCATGTTGAGAAGGACGCGGCGCTGGCCCGCCGCTTCCAGCCCGTCATGGTGACCGAGCCGACCGTGGAGGACACGATCTCCATCCTGCGCGGCATCAAGGAGAAGTACGAGGTCCACCACGGTATCCGCATCACGGACCGGGCGCTGGTGGCCGCGGCGACGCTGTCGAACCGCTACATCACCGACCGCTTCCTGCCGGACAAGGCCATCGACCTGATGGACGAGGCGGCGAGCCGCCTGCGGATGGAGGCGGATTCGAAGCCCGAGGAGCTCGACGCCCTCGACCGCGACATCATGCAGAAGCAGATCGAGGCCGAGGCGCTGAAGAAGGAGGACGACGCGGCCTCCCGCGATCGGCTCGCCACGCTGGAGAAGGATCTGGCGGAGCTTCAGGACCGCTCGGCGGAACTGACCGCCCGCTGGCAGTCGGAGCGCGACAAGCTGCAGGGCGCGCGCGAGCTGAAGGAACAGCTCGACCGGGCGCGCATCGAGCTCGACAACGCGAAGCGGCGCGGTGACCTCGGTAAGGCCGGTGAGCTCTCCTATGGCGTGATCCCGGATCTGGAGAAGCGCCTGGCCGAGGCGGAGCAGGCCGGCGACGACGTCATGGTCGAGGAGGCCGTGACCGATGAACACGTCGCAGGCGTGGTCGAGCGCTGGACCGGTATCCCCGTCGACAAGATGCTGGAGGGCGAGCGCGAGAAGCTCCTCAAGATGGAGGAGGCGATCGGCGCTCGCGTCATCGGTCAGCGCGAGGCGGTCGAGGCGGTGTCGAATGCGGTCCGCCGCGCGCGTGCGGGTCTCAACGACCCGAACCGCCCGCTCGGCTCCTTCCTGTTCCTCGGCCCGACCGGTGTCGGCAAGACGGAGCTGACCAAGGCGCTCGCCAAGTACCTCTTCGACGATGATGCCGCGATGGTGCGCATCGACATGTCTGAGTTCATGGAGAAGCACGCGGTCGCCCGCCTGATCGGCGCACCCCCGGGCTATGTCGGTTATGACGAAGGCGGGGTGCTGACCGAGGCGGTGCGCCGGCGCCCCTACCAGGTGATCCTGTTCGACGAGGTCGAGAAGGCGCATCCGGACGTCTTCAACGTGCTCCTCCAGGTGCTCGACGACGGGCGGCTGACCGATGGGCAGGGCCGGGTCGTGGACTTCAAGAATACGTTGGTGATCCTGACCTCCAACCTTGGCAGCCACGCTCTGTCGGATCTCGCGCCCGGGATCAGTGCGGACACGGTGAAGGATCAGGTGATGGACGCGGTCCGCGCGCACTTCCGCCCCGAGTTCCTGAACCGCCTCGACGAGATCGTGCAGTTCGATCGGCTCAGCCGAGAGAACATGGACGGCATCGTCGCCATTCAGCTCGGCATCCTCGAGGCGCGTCTGGCTGGTCGCAAGATCACGCTCGACGTGGACGAGGGCGCGCGGACCTGGCTCGCGGACAAGGGCTACGACCCGGTCTACGGCGCGCGGCCGCTCAAGCGGGTGATCCAGAAGCACCTGCAGGACCCGCTCGCCGAGCTGCTGCTGTCCGGGGAAGTGCTCGACGGATCCGCGGTGAAGGTCAGTGCGGACGCGGACGGCCTCGTGATCGGCGATCACCAGCCGGGATTGAAGGCCGTTGGCACCGTCCACTGA
- a CDS encoding glycosyltransferase family 4 protein — MNYLFLHQNAPAQFRHIAARLAKDQTNRVVYVTQPGKQRLAGVDHVEYRPHRTAHESTHHYLRPAETAVINGQGVAKALIALRDRGFEPDVVIGHPGWGETLFVKDIYPDVPLVSYCEFYYNARGANIGFDPEYPEHAEIAFRTRMRNAHHLVAAEAADALYAPTAWQRQQFPETLRDRIEVIHDGIDCSVVKPDAKATFDVAGGVLRAGDPVVTYVARNLEPYRGFHTFMRALPRILSERPDVQVVVVGGDEVSYGRAAPPGRTYRDLLTREVDLPEGRVHFLGKIPYAQYVRLLQISAVHIYLTYPFVLSWSCLEAMAAGCRIVGSRTAPVEEVITDGETGVLVDFFSADEVAERALEVLGREVPAVEDTLGAAARQTVMERFELQDCLDRLDALIAGVARRG; from the coding sequence ATGAATTACCTGTTCCTCCACCAGAACGCGCCGGCGCAGTTCCGGCACATCGCCGCACGCCTCGCCAAGGACCAGACGAACCGGGTGGTCTACGTGACGCAGCCCGGCAAGCAGCGGCTGGCGGGGGTCGATCATGTCGAGTATCGGCCGCATCGCACGGCGCACGAAAGCACGCACCACTACCTGCGCCCGGCCGAGACGGCCGTCATCAACGGGCAGGGCGTGGCGAAGGCGCTGATCGCGCTGCGGGACCGGGGCTTCGAGCCTGATGTCGTGATCGGGCATCCGGGCTGGGGCGAGACGCTCTTCGTCAAGGACATCTACCCCGACGTGCCGCTCGTGAGCTATTGCGAGTTCTACTACAACGCGCGCGGGGCTAATATCGGCTTCGACCCCGAGTATCCCGAGCATGCGGAGATCGCCTTCCGCACCCGGATGCGCAACGCCCATCACTTGGTCGCGGCGGAGGCGGCGGATGCACTCTATGCCCCGACGGCCTGGCAGCGGCAGCAGTTTCCGGAGACGCTGCGCGACCGGATCGAGGTGATCCACGACGGCATCGATTGCTCGGTGGTGAAACCAGATGCGAAGGCGACGTTTGATGTGGCCGGTGGCGTGCTGCGCGCGGGCGATCCCGTGGTGACCTATGTGGCGCGCAATCTGGAACCCTATCGCGGCTTCCACACCTTCATGCGCGCCCTGCCCCGGATCCTGTCCGAGCGTCCGGACGTTCAGGTCGTCGTGGTCGGCGGCGATGAGGTGAGCTACGGCCGCGCGGCGCCGCCGGGGCGGACCTATCGTGACCTGCTGACCCGAGAGGTGGACCTGCCGGAAGGGCGCGTCCACTTCCTCGGTAAGATCCCCTACGCGCAATATGTCCGGCTGCTCCAGATCTCGGCGGTGCACATCTACCTGACCTATCCGTTCGTGCTGTCCTGGTCGTGTCTCGAGGCGATGGCCGCGGGCTGTCGCATCGTCGGCTCCCGCACGGCTCCGGTGGAGGAGGTAATCACGGATGGCGAAACCGGCGTCCTGGTAGACTTCTTCTCCGCGGACGAAGTGGCGGAACGGGCACTGGAGGTGCTCGGACGTGAAGTTCCCGCGGTCGAGGACACGTTAGGCGCCGCAGCCCGGCAGACGGTGATGGAGCGCTTCGAGTTGCAGGACTGCCTCGACCGCCTTGACGCGCTCATCGCCGGGGTCGCTCGGCGAGGATAA